From a single Lytechinus variegatus isolate NC3 chromosome 9, Lvar_3.0, whole genome shotgun sequence genomic region:
- the LOC121421039 gene encoding tripartite motif-containing protein 59-like, with protein sequence MAAAEAKSSDSLQDDLKCPVCLGLFTDAIMLPTCGHTFCRRCLREYLQSYRHLGHMVCPVCRKITKFTPAKGVDDFPANVTVNKIVDNYRQDHGCKTETRPKCTACRRQRDAESFCKTCDKYLCKRCLTSHQQMSVMFEGHEIVSIEETKGLKGKVSIGNSS encoded by the coding sequence ATGGCAGCTGCAGAAGCAAAATCCTCAGATTCCTTACAGGATGACTTGAAATGTCCTGTATGCCTTGGCCTCTTCACCGATGCAATTATGCTGCCTACCTGCGGGCATACATTCTGCAGGAGATGCCTCAGGGAATATTTGCAGTCATACCGACATCTTGGTCACATGGTGTGCCCTGTCTGTAGAAAAATCACCAAGTTTACTCCTGCGAAAGGCGTTGATGATTTCCCCGCTAACGTGACGGTCAACAAAATCGTAGACAACTACCGCCAGGACCATGGCTGCAAGACTGAAACACGTCCAAAGTGCACTGCTTGCAGACGGCAAAGGGATGCCGAGTCCTTCTGCAAAACCTGCGATAAGTACCTGTGTAAGAGGTGTCTAACTAGTCATCAACAGATGTCTGTCATGTTCGAAGGTCATGAGATTGTATCCATTGAGGAAACCAAGGGCCTGAAGGGAAAGGTTAGTATTGGTAATTCATCCTAG
- the LOC121422047 gene encoding uncharacterized protein LOC121422047 isoform X2 codes for MSGIPRIVQETVAPYPRTIVETVQPIRPAINPVYQYGGPPSRFGATGPARITEPFYDYQVESAVRPDPVRETVMTPGGTAHQVNVETRVYAPNPSIPDPRPDKFKPLDRIHENGHPDITRFTKDELKEFHEYLRRSTEEGRSFSGTGKVNIEDIESIQAETLESLKSGSVESLDTLLLLCELSNLRDERCVLFFTEAGFDEIFTKFIEGVLFSGKYINDQLEHPGLYIGFNLLVDAAQRFTENGVELCRKMGKVAVPLLLELIRDSFFEVEALNRDDEELKWMSRRELLKKIFTLFYNCIRNHPDNRRVFRMSRASAFFEPFLNCRFYILRAKALFILAYIVTEEENADLNTETLNIEFIVKVLRRTLEEPSHYSAHYNFYAVEVVEAVQRVAANDSNKDKFIEAGVLPHLVALMDEKNSREERNTALNAVWVLSFSSKNKDAILNEERCIDNIKACMGIDDFTRICQAILWNLHDQVIPKTEKKEDKDDKPEVKGADDGASADPETERKIAKKQTPHVMLSYQWDVQKQILKVKDVLSALGFNVWLDVERMGGSTLEAMANAVEEACVVIICFSEKYKDSPACRTEAEYTYKLRKPIIPLKMQTGYDPNGWLGAMLGNKFYIQMSTLELVQDNMGLLVRELADRGRTLSTEDQSVDDDEYIPSGLPKLARPMSPPYLVPENRTLPPPSPPIFPQRQRVERIVTRQDSNPYRVYSPPPTAVIMSPQIRRDGAVCLQLVQRWNSQEVVAWLGHNNLNHLSNWLQGYNGEDLVGLKKISTQAPEFFFGKLEREFGFKSLLDMIRFKKMLDDIV; via the exons ATGAGCGGAATTCCTCGCATTGTCCAGGAGACCGTTGCTCCTTACCCAAGAACAATTGTTGAAACGGTGCAACCTATCCGACCGGCCATCAATCCCGTTTATCAGTATGGTGGTCCGCCTTCGAGGTTCGGAGCCACAGGACCAGCCCGGATAACCGAACCTTTCTATGATTACCAAGTGGAGAGCGCTGTTCGACCCGATCCGGTGCGGGAGACTGTTATGACTCCAGGTGGCACTGCACATCAGGTCAATGTCGAAACCCGTGTTTATGCCCCTAACCCGAGTATTCCGGATCCGAGACCGGATAAATTCAAACCACTTGACCGAATCCACGAAAATGGGCATCCGGATATCACTCGCTTCACGAAGGACGAGCTCAAGGAATTCCACGAGTACTTACGGAGATCTACCGAAGAAGGCCGAAGTTTCAGTGGCACTGGGAAGGTCAACATTGAAGACATTGAG AGTATCCAGGCGGAGACACTGGAAAGCCTGAAGTCTGGATCAGTAGAAAGTTTGGACACTCTGCTACTCCTTTGTGAATTGAGCAATCTGCGGGATGAAAGGTGTGTCCTATTCTTCACCGAAGCGGGGTTCGACGAAATCTTTACCAAATTCATCGAAGGCGTCTTATTTTCAGGCAAATATATCAATGATCAG CTCGAACATCCGGGTTTATACATTGGTTTCAACCTCCTCGTCGACGCGGCCCAACGCTTCACAGAGAATGGCGTGGAACTCTGCCGTAAGATGGGCAAGGTTGCCGTTCCGCTCCTCCTCGAACTCATACGCGATTCATTCTTTGAAGTCGAGGCTCTCAATCGCGATGACGAGGAACTGAAGTGGATGTCGAGAAGGGAACTGCTTAAGAAGATCTTCACCTTGTTTTACAATTGCATCAG gAACCATCCCGACAACAGACGTGTTTTTCGCATGAGCAGGGCTTCGGCGTTTTTCGAACCATTCCTGAATTGCCGATTCTATATCTTACGAGCAAAG GCACTTTTCATACTGGCCTACATCGTGACTGAGGAGGAGAACGCCGATCTCAACACGGAGACTCTCAACATCGAGTTCATCGTCAAGGTCCTTCGTAGGACCCTGGAGGAACCGTCGCACTACTCGGCTCACTACAACTTTTACGCCGTAGAGGTCGTAGAGGCTGTGCAGAGAGTCGCCGCCAACGACAGCAATAAG GATAAATTCATTGAAGCTGGAGTCCTTCCACACCTTGTGGCATTGATGGATGAGAAGAATTCTCGAGAGGAACGCAACACCGCCCTCAACGCCGTATGGGTCCTTTCTTTCTCCTCAAAGAACAAAGACGCCATTTTGAATGAGGAAAGGTGCATCGACA acATAAAGGCTTGCATGGGAATTGAtgacttcacccgaatctgtcAGGCAATCTTATGGAATCTACACGATCAAGTCATTCCTAAAACAGAAAAG AAGGAAGACAAAGATGATAAACCGGAAGTGAAAGGTGCTGATGACGGTGCTTCCGCTGACCCGGAAACAGAACGCAAGATAGCCAAGAAGCAAACACCCCACGTGATGCTCAGCTACCAATGGGATGTCCAGAAACAGATACTAAAGGTCAAAGACGTTCTGAGTGCTCTTGGATTCAATGTCTGGTTGGATGTGGAAAGAATGG GGGGTTCAACTTTAGAAGCAATGGCGAATGCAGTGGAAGAGGCCTGTGTCGTCATCATCTGCTTTTCAGAGAAGTACAAGGATAGCCCAGCTTGTCGAACTG AGGCAGAATACACGTACAAACTACGCAAGCCGATCATTCCTCTCAAGATGCAAACCGGCTACGATCCAAACGGCTGGCTGGGCGCCATGTTGGGAAACAAGTTCTACATCCAGATGAGCACATTGGAACTGGTGCAGGACAATATGGGACTTCTTGTCCGAGAACTGGCCGACAGAGGGCGCACTCTATCTACAGAAGATCAGAGCGTGGATGACGATGAGTACATTCCATCTGGTCTTCCAAAGCTTGCTCGACCAATGTCGCCCCCATACTTAGTTCCTGAGA ATCGTACCCTACCGCCGCCTTCTCCCCCGATCTTCCCCCAGAGGCAGAGGGTGGAACGAATCGTGACTCGCCAGGACTCTAATCCATATCGCGTATACAGTCCGCCTCCGACAGCAGTAATCATGTCCCCACAAATACGTCGAGATG GAGCTGTCTGTCTGCAACTCGTGCAGAGATGGAATTCACAAGAGGTTGTGGCATGGCTAGGTCACAACAACCTCAACCACCTTAGTAACTGGCTGCAAGGGTACAACGGGGAAGACTTAGTGGGACTAAAGAAGATATCCACACAGGCTCCAGAGTTTTTCTTTGGCAAACTGGAACGGGAATTCGGCTTTAAGTCATTATTGGATATGATACGTTTCAAGAAAATGCTCGATGATATAGTTTAG
- the LOC121422047 gene encoding uncharacterized protein LOC121422047 isoform X1: protein MSGIPRIVQETVAPYPRTIVETVQPIRPAINPVYQYGGPPSRFGATGPARITEPFYDYQVESAVRPDPVRETVMTPGGTAHQVNVETRVYAPNPSIPDPRPDKFKPLDRIHENGHPDITRFTKDELKEFHEYLRRSTEEGRSFSGTGKVNIEDIESIQAETLESLKSGSVESLDTLLLLCELSNLRDERCVLFFTEAGFDEIFTKFIEGVLFSGKYINDQLEHPGLYIGFNLLVDAAQRFTENGVELCRKMGKVAVPLLLELIRDSFFEVEALNRDDEELKWMSRRELLKKIFTLFYNCIRNHPDNRRVFRMSRASAFFEPFLNCRFYILRAKALFILAYIVTEEENADLNTETLNIEFIVKVLRRTLEEPSHYSAHYNFYAVEVVEAVQRVAANDSNKDKFIEAGVLPHLVALMDEKNSREERNTALNAVWVLSFSSKNKDAILNEERCIDNIKACMGIDDFTRICQAILWNLHDQVIPKTEKKKEDKDDKPEVKGADDGASADPETERKIAKKQTPHVMLSYQWDVQKQILKVKDVLSALGFNVWLDVERMGGSTLEAMANAVEEACVVIICFSEKYKDSPACRTEAEYTYKLRKPIIPLKMQTGYDPNGWLGAMLGNKFYIQMSTLELVQDNMGLLVRELADRGRTLSTEDQSVDDDEYIPSGLPKLARPMSPPYLVPENRTLPPPSPPIFPQRQRVERIVTRQDSNPYRVYSPPPTAVIMSPQIRRDGAVCLQLVQRWNSQEVVAWLGHNNLNHLSNWLQGYNGEDLVGLKKISTQAPEFFFGKLEREFGFKSLLDMIRFKKMLDDIV from the exons ATGAGCGGAATTCCTCGCATTGTCCAGGAGACCGTTGCTCCTTACCCAAGAACAATTGTTGAAACGGTGCAACCTATCCGACCGGCCATCAATCCCGTTTATCAGTATGGTGGTCCGCCTTCGAGGTTCGGAGCCACAGGACCAGCCCGGATAACCGAACCTTTCTATGATTACCAAGTGGAGAGCGCTGTTCGACCCGATCCGGTGCGGGAGACTGTTATGACTCCAGGTGGCACTGCACATCAGGTCAATGTCGAAACCCGTGTTTATGCCCCTAACCCGAGTATTCCGGATCCGAGACCGGATAAATTCAAACCACTTGACCGAATCCACGAAAATGGGCATCCGGATATCACTCGCTTCACGAAGGACGAGCTCAAGGAATTCCACGAGTACTTACGGAGATCTACCGAAGAAGGCCGAAGTTTCAGTGGCACTGGGAAGGTCAACATTGAAGACATTGAG AGTATCCAGGCGGAGACACTGGAAAGCCTGAAGTCTGGATCAGTAGAAAGTTTGGACACTCTGCTACTCCTTTGTGAATTGAGCAATCTGCGGGATGAAAGGTGTGTCCTATTCTTCACCGAAGCGGGGTTCGACGAAATCTTTACCAAATTCATCGAAGGCGTCTTATTTTCAGGCAAATATATCAATGATCAG CTCGAACATCCGGGTTTATACATTGGTTTCAACCTCCTCGTCGACGCGGCCCAACGCTTCACAGAGAATGGCGTGGAACTCTGCCGTAAGATGGGCAAGGTTGCCGTTCCGCTCCTCCTCGAACTCATACGCGATTCATTCTTTGAAGTCGAGGCTCTCAATCGCGATGACGAGGAACTGAAGTGGATGTCGAGAAGGGAACTGCTTAAGAAGATCTTCACCTTGTTTTACAATTGCATCAG gAACCATCCCGACAACAGACGTGTTTTTCGCATGAGCAGGGCTTCGGCGTTTTTCGAACCATTCCTGAATTGCCGATTCTATATCTTACGAGCAAAG GCACTTTTCATACTGGCCTACATCGTGACTGAGGAGGAGAACGCCGATCTCAACACGGAGACTCTCAACATCGAGTTCATCGTCAAGGTCCTTCGTAGGACCCTGGAGGAACCGTCGCACTACTCGGCTCACTACAACTTTTACGCCGTAGAGGTCGTAGAGGCTGTGCAGAGAGTCGCCGCCAACGACAGCAATAAG GATAAATTCATTGAAGCTGGAGTCCTTCCACACCTTGTGGCATTGATGGATGAGAAGAATTCTCGAGAGGAACGCAACACCGCCCTCAACGCCGTATGGGTCCTTTCTTTCTCCTCAAAGAACAAAGACGCCATTTTGAATGAGGAAAGGTGCATCGACA acATAAAGGCTTGCATGGGAATTGAtgacttcacccgaatctgtcAGGCAATCTTATGGAATCTACACGATCAAGTCATTCCTAAAACAGAAAAG AAGAAGGAAGACAAAGATGATAAACCGGAAGTGAAAGGTGCTGATGACGGTGCTTCCGCTGACCCGGAAACAGAACGCAAGATAGCCAAGAAGCAAACACCCCACGTGATGCTCAGCTACCAATGGGATGTCCAGAAACAGATACTAAAGGTCAAAGACGTTCTGAGTGCTCTTGGATTCAATGTCTGGTTGGATGTGGAAAGAATGG GGGGTTCAACTTTAGAAGCAATGGCGAATGCAGTGGAAGAGGCCTGTGTCGTCATCATCTGCTTTTCAGAGAAGTACAAGGATAGCCCAGCTTGTCGAACTG AGGCAGAATACACGTACAAACTACGCAAGCCGATCATTCCTCTCAAGATGCAAACCGGCTACGATCCAAACGGCTGGCTGGGCGCCATGTTGGGAAACAAGTTCTACATCCAGATGAGCACATTGGAACTGGTGCAGGACAATATGGGACTTCTTGTCCGAGAACTGGCCGACAGAGGGCGCACTCTATCTACAGAAGATCAGAGCGTGGATGACGATGAGTACATTCCATCTGGTCTTCCAAAGCTTGCTCGACCAATGTCGCCCCCATACTTAGTTCCTGAGA ATCGTACCCTACCGCCGCCTTCTCCCCCGATCTTCCCCCAGAGGCAGAGGGTGGAACGAATCGTGACTCGCCAGGACTCTAATCCATATCGCGTATACAGTCCGCCTCCGACAGCAGTAATCATGTCCCCACAAATACGTCGAGATG GAGCTGTCTGTCTGCAACTCGTGCAGAGATGGAATTCACAAGAGGTTGTGGCATGGCTAGGTCACAACAACCTCAACCACCTTAGTAACTGGCTGCAAGGGTACAACGGGGAAGACTTAGTGGGACTAAAGAAGATATCCACACAGGCTCCAGAGTTTTTCTTTGGCAAACTGGAACGGGAATTCGGCTTTAAGTCATTATTGGATATGATACGTTTCAAGAAAATGCTCGATGATATAGTTTAG
- the LOC121422044 gene encoding testis-expressed protein 52-like — protein sequence MASEVSTYPLFNYFDNSPELLLQEREYIYADKSPHETSFKLRPIQAKCSRLPPRSLSNIEINHKLQTSVEQSCTPEPSDAFRMWVESGRRAPPFPPRWDDQYNSNVWRNFSHGEGYKISTPGRRVKETIAAMYPLPVPSHSEMGDHTFTKFLSEVPVIRDPKKRHLAITHSMRELQDFQRLKLRSQMRVPPMDTEGNIVPPEGFVRHERRFRGEPHSTVTTKFREMNEIDRESQRSKLGTHMTSPNRLWKVSFKDNHPDFERVMKETAEKKSLSKQKKDRKFAAPLEIYFK from the coding sequence ATGGCAAGTGAAGTATCAACATATCCTTTGTTTAATTATTTCGACAACTCTCCTGAACTTTTGCTTCAAGAGCGGGAGTACATCTATGCCGACAAATCACCGCACGAGACCTCCTTCAAACTGAGACCGATCCAAGCAAAATGCTCCAGACTCCCGCCCCGGTCTTTGTCAAATATCGAAATCAACCACAAGCTTCAGACCAGTGTGGAACAATCGTGCACACCCGAGCCGTCTGATGCGTTCCGAATGTGGGTAGAAAGTGGGAGGCGTGCGCCACCGTTCCCCCCGCGATGGGATGACCAGTATAACAGTAACGTATGGAGGAACTTCAGTCACGGCGAAGGCTACAAGATATCCACTCCTGGTAGGCGAGTTAAAGAAACGATAGCGGCGATGTACCCCCTACCCGTCCCCTCACACTCCGAAATGGGCGATCACACGTTTACAAAGTTCCTCAGTGAAGTGCCTGTCATCCGCGACCCAAAGAAACGCCATCTGGCGATCACCCACTCAATGAGGGAACTGCAGGACTTTCAGCGCCTCAAGCTTCGCAGCCAGATGAGAGTCCCACCCATGGACACAGAAGGGAACATCGTCCCGCCCGAAGGGTTCGTTCGACATGAGCGCCGGTTCAGGGGGGAACCGCATTCAACCGTGACAACAAAGTTCAGGGAGATGAATGAAATCGATCGGGAGAGCCAACGCAGTAAACTCGGAACTCACATGACTAGTCCTAACAGACTCTGGAAGGTATCTTTCAAAGACAACCATCCAGATTTCGAGAGGGTTATGAAAGAAACAGCGGAGAAAAAGTCCCTCTCAAAGCAGAAAAAGGATAGGAAATTCGCTGCCCCGCTCGAAATATATTTCAAGTGA